From Halobacteriovorax sp. HLS, the proteins below share one genomic window:
- a CDS encoding YceI family protein, giving the protein MKQSFLVKIVLFLVFSFSSMAASKGVIVDVNLSPAGSFQIKGKLKGSVTQKGDKLISNSLYASVQKFKTGMDLRDDHTKKKLEYKKYPKVEILKAAGKDGKGQAIIQIRSIKKKVSFTYKKLNSKYIQAVFNLSLKDFNFEGINYMGVGVKDIVKVTATVPVK; this is encoded by the coding sequence ATGAAACAAAGTTTTTTAGTCAAGATTGTCTTATTTTTAGTTTTTTCTTTTTCTTCAATGGCCGCGAGTAAAGGCGTCATAGTTGATGTTAACCTCTCTCCAGCAGGCAGTTTTCAAATCAAAGGTAAGCTCAAGGGTTCAGTTACTCAAAAAGGCGACAAGTTAATTTCCAATTCACTTTATGCTTCTGTTCAAAAGTTTAAAACAGGAATGGATCTTAGAGATGACCACACAAAAAAGAAACTTGAGTATAAGAAGTATCCAAAAGTTGAAATATTGAAGGCCGCAGGAAAAGACGGGAAAGGTCAGGCCATTATCCAAATTAGATCTATAAAGAAGAAGGTCTCCTTTACATATAAGAAATTAAACTCAAAGTATATTCAAGCAGTTTTTAATTTAAGTCTTAAAGACTTTAACTTTGAGGGTATAAACTATATGGGTGTAGGTGTAAAAGATATTGTTAAAGTAACTGCTACTGTACCGGTTAAGTAA
- a CDS encoding LemA family protein, whose protein sequence is MEIIFIGMAVFALIGLFLIFYFIGIYNSLVRKRNEYQNSFKQIDVQLKRRYDLIPNLVETAKKFMSHERETLEAVIMARNQAAGAMKALGGNAGNIEGMKNSMQMEGMLSQTLGKLFAVSESYPEIKSDSTMSDLMEELKSTENKISFARQHYNDSVTDYNNTREVFPSNIIAGMFNFIAATLWEITNNVEREAVKVEF, encoded by the coding sequence ATGGAAATTATTTTCATCGGCATGGCGGTATTCGCTCTAATTGGTTTGTTCTTAATATTCTATTTTATAGGTATATATAACTCCTTAGTTAGAAAGAGAAATGAGTATCAGAATTCTTTTAAGCAAATTGATGTTCAACTTAAAAGAAGGTATGACCTAATTCCTAATCTTGTAGAAACAGCTAAGAAGTTTATGTCTCACGAGCGTGAAACTCTTGAAGCAGTAATTATGGCAAGAAATCAAGCGGCTGGAGCGATGAAGGCCTTAGGTGGTAATGCTGGAAATATAGAAGGAATGAAAAACTCTATGCAAATGGAAGGAATGCTTTCTCAAACTTTAGGTAAGTTATTTGCAGTAAGTGAGAGCTACCCTGAAATTAAATCAGATTCTACTATGAGTGATCTTATGGAAGAACTTAAGAGTACTGAAAATAAAATTTCATTCGCAAGACAACACTATAATGATTCTGTGACAGATTATAATAATACAAGAGAAGTTTTTCCTTCTAATATTATTGCAGGAATGTTTAATTTCATTGCGGCAACTCTTTGGGAAATTACTAATAATGTTGAAAGAGAAGCAGTTAAAGTAGAATTCTAA
- a CDS encoding M48 family metalloprotease, which translates to MNFWEKQRQSRSKTRSYIYLFLLSVVGIIIAVNIVGIYTYISFVGHNTSATGFFSAAILKCIAITTCGTILIISGAYFLKKLQLSSGGRSVAKMLGARELKGELTEKELIYRNVVEEISIASGVAIPAIFVLDRESSINAFAAGHDINDCAICVTQGTLDYLDRDELQAVVAHEYGHIFNGDMLLNMRLIAVLFGILVIGEIGRVLMRARSSRRTVRRSNSKDSSGSIVIVGLAIFVVGYIGHFFASLIQARISREREYLADSCSVQYTRNPQSLIRLFKKIYLQQTKWISSTSSKQIAHMFFSQGLSLNSMMATHPTILSRIEHVDPKFDRENFLKNERHDFEKEVFDEKWKAQEKKKATQHLIKKGLINDEENQVGIINRIGSVDDASLVNSQNILNTLIPLEVRNFLYKKQDCVLVIYSLFVDHNNFKKRQDQIDLLRERLDESSLQSLIQIVDNMISMPQKARFSLIELAMPALKRLKSKDRDKMFEVINVLIFSDSKTNVREFLLLSVLESLINENKLDTRYKKGSLLTDNLEEVSVVLSFWNLTSNNSKNDTSSFSQAIKELGVSITLRDKSQLNYKCVKQSLESLKFLKDEETEKLIKSLVRGILSDNVVTPIELMYLKMVCLILSVPFPQID; encoded by the coding sequence ATGAATTTTTGGGAAAAACAACGTCAATCTCGTTCAAAGACAAGATCATATATTTATTTATTCCTACTCTCTGTAGTAGGAATAATTATTGCCGTCAATATTGTTGGAATCTACACTTATATTTCGTTCGTAGGTCACAATACTTCTGCGACTGGATTTTTTAGTGCTGCGATACTTAAGTGTATTGCTATTACGACCTGTGGAACAATCCTTATCATCTCTGGAGCCTATTTCCTTAAAAAACTTCAACTCTCAAGTGGAGGAAGAAGTGTTGCAAAAATGCTAGGTGCCAGAGAACTTAAAGGTGAGCTCACAGAAAAAGAACTCATTTATAGAAATGTGGTTGAGGAGATTAGTATTGCTAGTGGAGTAGCGATACCGGCCATCTTTGTTTTAGACAGAGAGTCGAGTATCAATGCATTCGCAGCAGGTCATGATATTAATGATTGCGCCATATGTGTAACACAAGGAACATTAGACTACCTAGACCGTGATGAATTGCAGGCCGTTGTTGCTCACGAATACGGACATATTTTTAATGGAGATATGCTACTAAATATGAGACTGATAGCAGTCCTATTTGGAATACTTGTTATTGGTGAAATCGGTAGGGTGTTGATGAGAGCGCGATCTTCTAGAAGAACTGTGAGAAGATCTAATAGTAAAGACTCCTCTGGTTCTATTGTTATTGTAGGACTTGCTATCTTTGTAGTAGGTTATATTGGTCACTTTTTTGCGTCTCTAATTCAGGCGAGAATATCTAGAGAAAGAGAATATCTCGCAGATAGTTGTTCTGTTCAGTACACTCGAAATCCTCAATCACTGATTAGATTATTTAAAAAAATATATCTACAACAAACGAAATGGATTAGCAGTACAAGCTCTAAGCAAATTGCGCATATGTTCTTTTCACAGGGATTGAGCTTAAATAGTATGATGGCCACTCATCCAACAATTCTTAGCCGTATTGAACATGTTGATCCAAAGTTTGATAGAGAGAACTTTTTAAAAAATGAGAGACATGACTTTGAAAAAGAAGTCTTTGACGAAAAATGGAAGGCCCAAGAAAAGAAAAAGGCTACGCAGCACTTGATTAAGAAAGGGTTAATTAACGATGAAGAAAATCAAGTAGGAATTATAAATCGCATTGGCAGTGTTGATGACGCATCTCTTGTTAATAGTCAAAATATTTTAAATACACTTATACCTCTTGAAGTTAGAAACTTTCTGTATAAGAAGCAAGACTGTGTTCTTGTTATCTATTCCTTATTTGTTGATCACAATAATTTTAAAAAAAGACAAGATCAAATTGATTTATTAAGGGAGCGATTAGATGAATCATCTTTACAAAGTCTAATTCAAATCGTTGATAACATGATTTCAATGCCACAAAAAGCTCGCTTTTCTTTGATCGAATTAGCAATGCCCGCATTAAAGAGGTTGAAGTCAAAAGACAGAGATAAGATGTTCGAAGTTATTAATGTTCTAATCTTTAGTGACTCAAAAACTAATGTTCGCGAATTTCTTTTACTAAGTGTTTTAGAGAGCTTAATTAATGAAAATAAGTTGGATACTAGGTATAAGAAAGGAAGTCTTCTCACTGATAACTTGGAGGAAGTGAGTGTAGTTCTAAGCTTTTGGAATTTGACATCAAATAATTCTAAAAATGATACGAGTTCTTTTTCTCAGGCGATCAAGGAGCTAGGGGTAAGTATCACGTTAAGAGACAAGTCTCAGTTAAATTATAAGTGCGTAAAACAATCGTTAGAGTCGTTAAAGTTTCTGAAAGACGAGGAGACTGAAAAGTTAATTAAGTCATTAGTCAGAGGAATTCTTAGTGATAATGTTGTTACTCCTATAGAGCTGATGTATTTGAAAATGGTATGTCTGATCCTCTCAGTTCCTTTTCCTCAAATTGATTAG
- a CDS encoding general secretion pathway protein GspF produces the protein MTKKKEEKIIIPEGHTLKTRRDFLSHGLISMGALTAVPSLLGVLSNQAYAAVDCEVAQAIVGKTPILIFDLAGGANLPGSNVMVGGAGGQMDFLQSYTTLGLPPDMHPKNQGQLNTDLGLAFHGDSGILRGIQDNTSAATRAKVDGGVFASSSSDDTQNNPLNPMYWLNAAGAQGSLTNLAGTRNSESGGRSRSPAMSINPAAQPVTINRPEDALALVNIGRLNTVFSRNQAQRILKATQRMSEQRINNFSSKSLPEQIKALVSCGYIQSQDVLNKFSEEAINASSDADVQAVFGNLNNGDDRKTATLAKLVLEGYIGAATIEKGGYDYHNRTRATGEQRDESAGVLIGKVLELAARKQKDLMILVYTDGGVTARAEIDDSANGRGKYVWSGDSGQRSSAFMMVYRNAGRATLRTGKRQVGWFKESGSVENSAMATSNSSVNLSKAIVANYLALSGEEGRLDAIVGDNPFGQDLDKYLIFNKL, from the coding sequence ATGACTAAGAAAAAAGAAGAAAAGATAATTATTCCTGAAGGTCATACTCTAAAGACAAGAAGAGATTTTCTCTCTCATGGACTTATTTCTATGGGCGCCCTTACGGCAGTACCATCTCTATTAGGAGTTCTCTCAAATCAAGCATATGCTGCTGTTGACTGTGAAGTCGCTCAGGCCATTGTAGGAAAAACTCCAATACTTATTTTTGATTTGGCCGGAGGAGCTAATCTTCCAGGTTCTAATGTTATGGTAGGAGGAGCAGGAGGACAAATGGACTTCTTGCAATCTTATACAACTCTAGGGCTGCCGCCTGATATGCATCCAAAAAATCAAGGACAATTAAATACTGACTTAGGGTTGGCGTTTCATGGAGATAGTGGGATCTTGCGAGGAATTCAAGACAATACCTCTGCTGCGACTAGAGCAAAGGTTGATGGAGGTGTATTTGCCAGTTCATCAAGTGATGATACTCAAAATAATCCACTCAATCCAATGTACTGGCTCAATGCTGCTGGAGCTCAAGGGTCTTTAACAAATTTAGCGGGTACAAGAAATAGTGAGTCTGGAGGGAGATCTAGATCTCCTGCAATGTCTATAAACCCAGCTGCGCAACCTGTAACAATAAATAGACCAGAAGATGCATTAGCATTAGTTAATATCGGTAGACTTAATACTGTCTTTTCTAGAAATCAAGCTCAGAGGATTTTAAAGGCCACTCAAAGAATGAGTGAACAGAGAATTAATAACTTCTCTTCTAAGTCTCTTCCTGAACAAATTAAGGCCTTGGTTTCTTGTGGTTATATTCAGTCACAAGATGTTTTAAATAAGTTCTCAGAAGAAGCAATTAATGCATCAAGTGATGCTGATGTACAGGCAGTCTTTGGAAATCTAAATAATGGTGACGATAGAAAGACGGCGACATTAGCAAAGCTTGTTCTAGAAGGTTATATCGGAGCTGCGACAATTGAGAAAGGTGGCTATGATTATCATAATAGAACAAGAGCAACTGGTGAACAAAGAGATGAGTCGGCCGGTGTATTAATAGGAAAAGTCTTAGAACTAGCGGCCAGAAAACAAAAAGATCTTATGATTCTTGTTTATACAGATGGTGGAGTTACTGCAAGAGCTGAAATAGATGACTCGGCAAATGGGAGAGGTAAGTACGTCTGGTCTGGAGATAGCGGTCAAAGATCAAGTGCTTTTATGATGGTTTATAGAAATGCGGGTAGAGCAACTCTAAGAACTGGAAAGAGGCAAGTAGGTTGGTTTAAAGAAAGTGGATCAGTGGAAAATAGTGCAATGGCCACAAGTAATAGTTCTGTGAATTTATCCAAGGCCATCGTTGCAAATTACCTCGCTCTTAGTGGAGAAGAAGGAAGATTAGACGCGATTGTAGGAGATAATCCATTTGGACAGGATTTGGATAAATATTTAATTTTTAATAAACTTTAA
- a CDS encoding signal peptidase II, with translation MGKTFFKCLGIFTLVIIIDQISKYLGRGLPTLHYNEGVIFGLYSDIPSALRIIALTSISGFIFFIYTVLIYMLSPRLAILKYGISLFIGGIFGNVIDRTLIGKSIDFIPFNIIPGIEITFNIADVFQWVGAGLILYKIISKEKIIWHPENQRGKLLLYSDEQVKFASKLTAIVVSCSLIFGIFSFTYFRTLLVEVGLLNQKYFITYLVAYIFLSLSFALVVFISGIVLSHRTVGPIFAFESFIDDLIEGVERGEFSLREGDNFRRLEKVATKIKTHLNSK, from the coding sequence ATGGGAAAAACATTTTTTAAATGTCTTGGGATCTTTACCCTTGTCATAATTATTGATCAAATCTCTAAATATCTAGGAAGAGGTTTGCCAACGTTACACTATAATGAAGGGGTCATCTTTGGCCTCTATTCTGATATACCTAGTGCCCTTAGAATTATCGCTTTAACAAGTATCTCAGGTTTTATTTTCTTCATTTATACCGTTTTGATTTATATGCTTTCACCTCGACTTGCTATTCTTAAATATGGGATATCATTATTTATAGGTGGAATCTTTGGTAATGTGATAGATAGAACTCTTATCGGTAAAAGTATTGACTTCATTCCATTTAATATTATTCCTGGAATTGAGATTACATTTAATATTGCAGACGTTTTCCAATGGGTCGGTGCGGGACTAATTCTTTATAAAATAATTAGCAAAGAGAAAATTATCTGGCATCCTGAAAATCAAAGAGGAAAACTTCTTCTATATTCTGATGAGCAAGTAAAGTTTGCTTCAAAATTAACGGCGATTGTAGTTAGCTGCTCTTTGATCTTCGGTATCTTTTCATTTACTTACTTTAGAACTCTATTAGTAGAAGTTGGTCTTTTGAATCAAAAATACTTTATCACATATCTTGTGGCTTATATTTTCTTGTCTCTCAGTTTTGCTCTTGTGGTTTTTATTAGTGGAATTGTTCTTTCTCATAGAACTGTTGGTCCAATTTTTGCTTTTGAGTCCTTTATTGATGACTTAATTGAAGGCGTAGAGAGGGGAGAGTTTTCTTTGAGAGAAGGTGATAACTTTCGTCGCTTAGAAAAGGTTGCTACTAAGATAAAAACTCACTTAAATTCAAAATAA